From a region of the Eulemur rufifrons isolate Redbay chromosome 7, OSU_ERuf_1, whole genome shotgun sequence genome:
- the ABITRAM gene encoding protein Abitram — protein MATEPEAAEPVVPSLVDRYFTRWYKADVKGRPCEDHCILQHSNRICVITLAGSHPVLQSGKTIKSISYQISTNCSRLQNKVSGKFKRGAQFLTELAPLCKIYCSDGEEYTISSCVRGRLMEVNENILHKPSILQEKPSTEGYIAVVLPKFEESKSITEGLLTQKEYEEIVVKRINATAATS, from the exons ATGGCTACCGAGCCCGAAGCCGCGGAGCCCGTGGTGCCGTCGCTAGTGGATCGTTACTTCACTCGCTGGTACAAAGCGG ATGTCAAAGGAAGACCCTGTGAGGACCACTGTATACTACAGCACTCTAACAG AATATGTGTCATCACATTGGCAGGATCTCATCCGGTTCTTCAAAGTggaaaaacaattaaaagcaTTTCCTATCAGATCAGTACCAACTGTAGCAGACTTCAAAACAAGGTCTCTGGGAAATTTAAGCGG GGGGCACAGTTTCTAACAGAACTTGCACCTCTGTGTAAGATTTACTGCTCAGATGGAGAAGAATATACCATATCTAG ttgcgTTAGAGGACGGCTGATGGAAGTGAATGAGAACATTCTCCATAAGCCATCTATTCTTCAagaaaag CCATCCACTGAAGGCTACATTGCAGTTGTGTTACCCAAATTTGAAGAAAGTAAAAGCATAACAGAAGGGTTACTGACACAAAAAGAGTACGAAGAAATCGTAGTGAAACGTATTAATGCCACTGCAGCTACATCATAA